A single genomic interval of Polaribacter vadi harbors:
- a CDS encoding response regulator: MNPSRKITIILVDDHQMLRDGLRNLIEQKANLQILGEASNGREAIKLCAKLNPDVVITDVSMPNLNGIESAKQILKGNPEIKIIGLSMHANRKFVQAMFQAGGYGYLLKDGDVSELITAITTVMQNRKYLSKNINQDYLHSLNEEEDLNKISSRETEVLQLLTEGKSSKEIAELLFLSPKTVDVHRNNLMKKLELYTIPELTKYAIREGLTTL, translated from the coding sequence ATGAATCCCTCAAGAAAAATAACTATTATTTTAGTTGATGATCATCAAATGTTACGTGATGGTTTAAGAAATCTTATTGAACAAAAAGCAAATTTGCAAATTCTTGGTGAAGCTTCAAATGGAAGAGAAGCCATTAAATTATGTGCAAAATTAAATCCAGATGTAGTAATTACAGATGTTTCTATGCCTAATTTAAATGGCATTGAATCTGCAAAACAAATTCTTAAAGGGAATCCAGAAATTAAAATTATTGGGCTTTCTATGCATGCCAATAGAAAATTTGTACAAGCCATGTTTCAAGCAGGAGGTTATGGATATTTATTAAAAGACGGCGATGTAAGCGAATTAATAACTGCAATTACTACTGTAATGCAAAATAGAAAATACCTATCTAAAAATATAAATCAGGATTATTTACATTCTTTAAATGAAGAAGAAGATTTAAATAAAATAAGCTCTAGAGAAACCGAAGTTTTACAGCTTTTAACAGAAGGAAAATCATCTAAAGAAATAGCTGAACTTTTATTTCTTAGTCCTAAAACAGTAGATGTTCATAGAAATAATTTAATGAAAAAGTTAGAGTTATACACCATACCTGAACTTACAAAATATGCAATTCGTGAAGGTTTAACAACCTTATAA
- a CDS encoding response regulator, with the protein MTTNKINLLLIEDDFLIGEKLYNTAKDLQNINKINLSVNLEEAKTRLMLTDYDFIVLDLNLPDGNGIELLKWLKEKKKPVKVFIFSINIELKRICLKNGATAFFDKSQDFDALIDTLKKL; encoded by the coding sequence TTGACAACAAATAAAATTAATCTTTTACTAATTGAAGATGATTTTCTTATTGGAGAAAAATTATACAATACTGCAAAAGACCTACAGAACATTAATAAAATAAATTTATCTGTAAATTTAGAAGAAGCAAAAACAAGGTTAATGCTTACAGACTACGATTTTATTGTTCTAGATTTAAATTTACCTGATGGTAATGGAATAGAATTGCTAAAGTGGCTTAAAGAAAAAAAGAAACCTGTAAAAGTTTTTATATTTTCTATTAATATAGAATTAAAAAGGATTTGTTTAAAAAATGGTGCAACAGCTTTTTTTGACAAATCTCAAGATTTCGATGCACTAATCGATACTCTTAAAAAATTATAA